One genomic region from Triplophysa dalaica isolate WHDGS20190420 chromosome 23, ASM1584641v1, whole genome shotgun sequence encodes:
- the tm9sf1 gene encoding transmembrane 9 superfamily member 1 — MTARLECMGLLVACRPMRLCVLVLCLLPHFGWAVSYNKGDPVILYVNKVGPYHNPQETYHYYTLPVCRPKEVRHKSLSLGEVLDGDRMAESLYKIRFKENSERQTLCQLSLSEKEVDLLREAVEELYYFEFVLDDIPIWGFVGYMEESGFLPHSHKVGLWTHLDFNIEYNGDSVIFANVSVKDVKPVPLEEGGVGHSAGGSLSVTHTYSVHWFESTLPHSRRAERLRDYSFFPKTLEIHWLSIINSLVLVVLLLGFVIIILMRVLKNDFARYNVEEDGACDDLDQGDNGWKIIHTDVFRFPPCKSLLCAVLGVGAQFLTLATGIIVLALLGMFNVHRHGSINSAAIVLYALTSCVSGYCSCSFYTQIQGQRWVWNIILTSALFSAPLFLTWSVVNSVHWWSGSTQALPATTVLLLLGAWLLVGFPLTVIGGIVGKNKAGNFQAPCRTRNIPRQIPQQPWYKHTAVHMAIGGFLPFSAISVELYYIFATVWGREHYTLYGILLCVFAILLSVGACISVALTYFLLSGEDYRWWWRSILSTGSTGIFIFVYSLFYYHNRSNMSGLVQSVEFFGYSLLTAFVFSLMLGTVSFWASLAFIRYIYRSLKMD; from the exons ATGTTAACAAAGTTGGTCCATATCACAACCCCCAGGAAACCTATCACTATTACACACTCCCCGTCTGTAGACCTAAAGAG GTGCGTCATAAGTCTTTGAGTTTGGGAGAGGTGTTAGATGGAGACCGTATGGCTGAGTCTCTTTACAAAATCCGCTTCAAGGAAAACTCTGAGAGACAGACGCTGTGCCAGCTCAGTCTTTCTGAGAAAGAG GTGGACCTGTTGCGAGAGGCGGTGGAGGAGCTGTATTACTTTGAGTTTGTCCTAGATGACATTCCCATCTGGGGTTTTGTGGGGTACATGGAAGAAAGTGGATTCCTGCCTCATAGTCATAAG GTGGGATTATGGACCCACTTAGACTTCAACATAGAGTACAACGGCGACTCTGTGATCTTTGCCAACGTGTCTGTGAAGGATGTGAAGCCTGTGCCATTGGAAGAAGGAGGGGTCGGCCACAGTGCTGGGGGCAGTCTGTCGGTCACCCACACCTACAGCGTGCACTGGTTTGAGAGCACGTTGCCCCACTCGCGCAGAGCGGAGCGTCTTAGAGACTATTCCTTCTTTCCCAAGACTCTGGAGATCCACTGGCTGTCCATCATCAACTCACTGGTGCTGGTGGTGCTACTGCTGGGCTTtgtcatcatcatcctcatgaGGGTGCTGAAGAATGACTTTGCCAG GTATAATGTGGAGGAGGATGGGGCTTGTGATGATCTGGATCAGGGAGATAACGGATGGAAAATCATCCACACGGATGTCTTTCGCTTCCCACCGTGCAAGAGCCTTCTGTGTGCCGTTTTAGGGGTCGGGGCGCAGTTTCTGACACTGGCCACAG GAATCATTGTCCTGGCACTTCTGGGGATGTTTAATGTCCATCGTCACGGTTCCATAAACTCCGCAGCGATTGTACTGTACGCTCTGACCAGCTGTGTATCGGGTTACTGCTCCTGCAGCTTTTACACACAGATTCAGGGTCAGCGTTGGGTCTGGAACATTATTCTCACGTCTGCACTTTTCTCTG CCCCTCTCTTCTTAACCTGGAGTGTTGTGAATTCCGTTCATTGGTGGAGTGGATCAACCCAGGCCCTGCCTGCCACCACCGTGCTTCTGCTGTTAGGTGCCTGGTTGCTGGTGGGCTTCCCACTCACCGTCATCGGTGGAATCGTCGGAAAGAACAAAGCAGGCAACTTCCAGGCGCCGTGTCGCACGCGCAACATCCCCCGTCAGATCCCCCAGCAGCCCTGGTACAAACACACGGCCGTGCACATGGCCATCGGAGGGTTCCTGCCTTTCAG TGCCATATCGGTAGAACTGTACTACATCTTTGCCACCGTTTGGGGCCGTGAACACTACACGCTGTACGGTATCCTGCTCTGTGTCTTTGCTATTTTGCTCTCCGTGGGTGCCTGCATCTCCGTAGCCCTCACCTACTTCCTGCTCTCAGGCGAAGACTACCGCTGGTGGTGGCGAAGCATCCTGAGCACCGGATCCACCGGcatctttatatttgtttactcTCTCTTCTACTACCACAATCGCTCCAACATGAGCGGCCTTGTACAGAGCGTGGAATTCTTCGGATATTCTTTGCTCACTGcatttgttttctctctcaTGCTGGGGACGGTCTCGTTCTGGGCCTCTCTGGCTTTCATCCGTTACATTTACCGTAGCCTTAAGATGGACTAA